From Myotis daubentonii chromosome 15, mMyoDau2.1, whole genome shotgun sequence, one genomic window encodes:
- the BRD7 gene encoding bromodomain-containing protein 7 isoform X2, whose protein sequence is MGKKHKKHKSDKHLYEEYVEKPLKLVLKVGGSEVTELSTGSSGHDSSLFEDKSEHDKHRDRKRKKRKKGEKQGPGEEKGRKRRRVKEERKRRDRDRVENEAEKDLQCQAPARLDLPPEKPLSSSVAKQEEVEQTPLQEALNQLMRQLQRKDPSAFFSFPVTDFIAPGYSMIIKHPMDFSTMKEKIKNNDYQSIEELKDHFKLMCTNAMIYNKPETIYYKAAKKLLHSGMKILSQERIQSLKQSIDFMADLQRSRKQKDRADPAQGGEDSGHWPAEREDTGETEAQAFKSPHKENKKKDRDTLDDKVKSHNLEREQEQIDRIVRESGGKLTRRLVNSQCEFERRKPDGTTTLGLLHPVDPIVGEPGYCPVRLGMTTGRLQSGVNTLQGFKEDKRNKVAPVLYLNYGPYSSYAPHYDSTFANISKDDSDLIYSAYGEDDCDIPSDFSIHEFLATCQDYPYVMADSLLDVLTKGGHSRSLQESETSSPEDEGQSRTLDAAKETEASEVEPAGRVGSGSQDRLAALEAVANLGAPVEVFDSEEAEVFQRKLDETTRLLRELQEAQNERLSTRPPPNTICLLGPSYRELHLAEQVTNNLKELAQQVTPGDVVSTYGVRKAMGISVPRPGAGSSLVDLTGDFEEAKKTGVAECGPDGSQS, encoded by the exons ATGGGCAAGAAGCACAAGAAGCACAAGTCGGACAAACACCTCTACGAGG agtATGTGGAGAAGCCGCTGAAGCTGGTCCTCAAGGTGGGCGGCAGCGAGGTCACCGAGCTCTCCACCGGCAGCTCGGGGCACGACTCCAGCCTCTTCGAAGACAAGAGCGAGCACGACAAGCACCGCGACCGGAAGCGGAAGAAGCGGAAGAAGGGCGAGAAGCAGGGGCCCGGCGAGGAGAAGGGCCGGAAGCGCCGGCGCGTGAAG gaggaaagaaagaggcgCGACCGGGACCGTGTGGAGAATGAGGCAGAAAAAGACCTCCAGTGCCAGGCGCCTGCGAGACTGGACCTGCCCCCTGAGAAGCCTCTCTCGAGCTCTGTAGCCAAACAGGAAG AAGTAGAACAGACGCCCCTTCAAGAAGCTTTGAATCAACTGATGAGACAGTTGCAGAG aAAAGACCCAagtgctttcttttcatttcctgtgACTGATTTTATTGCTCCTGGCTACTCCATGATCATTAAACACCCAATGGATTTCAGTACCATGAAAGAAAAGATCAAGAACAACGACTACCAGTCCATAGAGGAACTGAAG GATCACTTCAAGCTCATGTGCACTAACGCTATGATTTACAACAAACCAGAGACCATTTATTACAAAGCTGCCAAGAAGCTATTACACTCGGGAATGAAAATCCTTAGCCAG GAGCGGATCCAGAGCCTGAAGCAGAGCATAGACTTCATGGCCGACTTGCAGAGGAGTCGGAAGCAGAAGGACAGGGCGGACCCTGCGCAGGGCGGGGAGGACAGCGGCCACTGGCCGGCGGAGAGGGAGGACACGGGCGAGACCGAAGCACAAGCCTTCAAGAGTCCCCACAAGGAAAACAAGAA GAAAGACAGAGATACGCTGGATGATAAAGTGAAGAGCCAcaatttagagagagagcaggagcagATCGACCGCATCGTGCGGGAGTCCGGGGGCAAGCTGACCCGGCGGCTGGTGAACAGTCAG TGTGAATTTGAAAGAAGAAAGCCAGACGGAACGACGACGCTGGGACTGCTGCACCCTGTGGACCCCATTGTAGGAG AGCCCGGCTACTGCCCGGTGAGGCTGGGCATGACCACTGGGCGGCTTCAGTCTGGAGTGAATACTCTGCAGGGGTTCAAGGAGGATAAAAGGAACAAAGTAGCTCCGG TGCTCTACCTGAACTACGGGCCTTACAGCTCGTACGCCCCGCACTATGACTCCACGTTTGCCAACATCAGCAAGGACGACTCTGATCTCATCTACTCAGCCTACGGGGAAGACGACTGTGACATTCCCAGCGATTTCAG CATCCACGAGTTTTTGGCCACGTGCCAAGATTACCCATACGTCATGGCAGATAGTTTACTGGATGTTCTGACTAAAGGAGGGCATTCGAGAAGCCTGCAGGAGTCGGAGACG TCATCACCTGAAGATGAAGGCCAGAGCAGGACCCTCGACGCAGCCAAGGAAACAGAG GCCTCAGAAGTGGAGCCAGCGGGGCGGGTGGGCTCCGGCAGCCAGGACAGGCTTGCGGCCCTGGAAGCGGTGGCGAACTTGGGCGCTCCCGTTGAAGTTTTTGACTCTGAAG AGGCCGAGGTGTTCCAGAGGAAGCTGGACGAGACCACCCGGCTGCTCCGGGAGCTGCAGGAAGCCCAGAACGAGCGCCTGAGCACCAGGCCCCCGCCCAACACCATCTGCCTCCTGGGCCCCTCGTACAGGGAGTTGCACCTCG CTGAACAGGTGACCAATAACCTTAAAGAACTTGCACAGCAAGTAACTCCCGGCGACGTCGTCAGCACGTACGGGGTTCGGAAAGCGATGGGCATCTCCGTGCCCCGCCCTGGTGCGGGGAGCAGCCTGGTGGATCTAACAGGAG attttgaAGAAGCTAAAAAGACGGGTGTTGCCGAGTGTGGCCCTGATGGGAGTCAAAGCTGA
- the BRD7 gene encoding bromodomain-containing protein 7 isoform X1: MGKKHKKHKSDKHLYEEYVEKPLKLVLKVGGSEVTELSTGSSGHDSSLFEDKSEHDKHRDRKRKKRKKGEKQGPGEEKGRKRRRVKEERKRRDRDRVENEAEKDLQCQAPARLDLPPEKPLSSSVAKQEEVEQTPLQEALNQLMRQLQRKDPSAFFSFPVTDFIAPGYSMIIKHPMDFSTMKEKIKNNDYQSIEELKDHFKLMCTNAMIYNKPETIYYKAAKKLLHSGMKILSQERIQSLKQSIDFMADLQRSRKQKDRADPAQGGEDSGHWPAEREDTGETEAQAFKSPHKENKKKDRDTLDDKVKSHNLEREQEQIDRIVRESGGKLTRRLVNSQCEFERRKPDGTTTLGLLHPVDPIVGEPGYCPVRLGMTTGRLQSGVNTLQGFKEDKRNKVAPVLYLNYGPYSSYAPHYDSTFANISKDDSDLIYSAYGEDDCDIPSDFSIHEFLATCQDYPYVMADSLLDVLTKGGHSRSLQESETSSPEDEGQSRTLDAAKETEQASEVEPAGRVGSGSQDRLAALEAVANLGAPVEVFDSEEAEVFQRKLDETTRLLRELQEAQNERLSTRPPPNTICLLGPSYRELHLAEQVTNNLKELAQQVTPGDVVSTYGVRKAMGISVPRPGAGSSLVDLTGDFEEAKKTGVAECGPDGSQS; this comes from the exons ATGGGCAAGAAGCACAAGAAGCACAAGTCGGACAAACACCTCTACGAGG agtATGTGGAGAAGCCGCTGAAGCTGGTCCTCAAGGTGGGCGGCAGCGAGGTCACCGAGCTCTCCACCGGCAGCTCGGGGCACGACTCCAGCCTCTTCGAAGACAAGAGCGAGCACGACAAGCACCGCGACCGGAAGCGGAAGAAGCGGAAGAAGGGCGAGAAGCAGGGGCCCGGCGAGGAGAAGGGCCGGAAGCGCCGGCGCGTGAAG gaggaaagaaagaggcgCGACCGGGACCGTGTGGAGAATGAGGCAGAAAAAGACCTCCAGTGCCAGGCGCCTGCGAGACTGGACCTGCCCCCTGAGAAGCCTCTCTCGAGCTCTGTAGCCAAACAGGAAG AAGTAGAACAGACGCCCCTTCAAGAAGCTTTGAATCAACTGATGAGACAGTTGCAGAG aAAAGACCCAagtgctttcttttcatttcctgtgACTGATTTTATTGCTCCTGGCTACTCCATGATCATTAAACACCCAATGGATTTCAGTACCATGAAAGAAAAGATCAAGAACAACGACTACCAGTCCATAGAGGAACTGAAG GATCACTTCAAGCTCATGTGCACTAACGCTATGATTTACAACAAACCAGAGACCATTTATTACAAAGCTGCCAAGAAGCTATTACACTCGGGAATGAAAATCCTTAGCCAG GAGCGGATCCAGAGCCTGAAGCAGAGCATAGACTTCATGGCCGACTTGCAGAGGAGTCGGAAGCAGAAGGACAGGGCGGACCCTGCGCAGGGCGGGGAGGACAGCGGCCACTGGCCGGCGGAGAGGGAGGACACGGGCGAGACCGAAGCACAAGCCTTCAAGAGTCCCCACAAGGAAAACAAGAA GAAAGACAGAGATACGCTGGATGATAAAGTGAAGAGCCAcaatttagagagagagcaggagcagATCGACCGCATCGTGCGGGAGTCCGGGGGCAAGCTGACCCGGCGGCTGGTGAACAGTCAG TGTGAATTTGAAAGAAGAAAGCCAGACGGAACGACGACGCTGGGACTGCTGCACCCTGTGGACCCCATTGTAGGAG AGCCCGGCTACTGCCCGGTGAGGCTGGGCATGACCACTGGGCGGCTTCAGTCTGGAGTGAATACTCTGCAGGGGTTCAAGGAGGATAAAAGGAACAAAGTAGCTCCGG TGCTCTACCTGAACTACGGGCCTTACAGCTCGTACGCCCCGCACTATGACTCCACGTTTGCCAACATCAGCAAGGACGACTCTGATCTCATCTACTCAGCCTACGGGGAAGACGACTGTGACATTCCCAGCGATTTCAG CATCCACGAGTTTTTGGCCACGTGCCAAGATTACCCATACGTCATGGCAGATAGTTTACTGGATGTTCTGACTAAAGGAGGGCATTCGAGAAGCCTGCAGGAGTCGGAGACG TCATCACCTGAAGATGAAGGCCAGAGCAGGACCCTCGACGCAGCCAAGGAAACAGAG CAGGCCTCAGAAGTGGAGCCAGCGGGGCGGGTGGGCTCCGGCAGCCAGGACAGGCTTGCGGCCCTGGAAGCGGTGGCGAACTTGGGCGCTCCCGTTGAAGTTTTTGACTCTGAAG AGGCCGAGGTGTTCCAGAGGAAGCTGGACGAGACCACCCGGCTGCTCCGGGAGCTGCAGGAAGCCCAGAACGAGCGCCTGAGCACCAGGCCCCCGCCCAACACCATCTGCCTCCTGGGCCCCTCGTACAGGGAGTTGCACCTCG CTGAACAGGTGACCAATAACCTTAAAGAACTTGCACAGCAAGTAACTCCCGGCGACGTCGTCAGCACGTACGGGGTTCGGAAAGCGATGGGCATCTCCGTGCCCCGCCCTGGTGCGGGGAGCAGCCTGGTGGATCTAACAGGAG attttgaAGAAGCTAAAAAGACGGGTGTTGCCGAGTGTGGCCCTGATGGGAGTCAAAGCTGA